From Clostridia bacterium:
TGTCTTGACCCATGACAGTATAGGCGTAGGAGAAGACGGACCTACCCATCAACCTATCGAACAACTGATAAGCTTGCGCGCTACGCCTAACCTGAAGGTTTTCCGTCCTGCAGACGGCAAAGAAACAACTGCAGCTTATGTAAGCGCATTGACAGGAACAAGCCCCACAGCAATAGTGCTATCTCGTCAAAACTTGCCGCAGCTTAAAAACAATTCAAAGTTGGCATTAAAAGGCGGATATGTCCTGTCTGATTGTCAGGGCGCACCTGATATAATCCTGATGGCAAGCGGTTCTGAAGTTGAAGTTGTTTTAAAAGCACAAGAACTTCTATGCGAAGAAGGTGTAAACGCAAGAGTTGTATCTATGCCTTGTATGGAAGTCTTTGACGCTCAACCCAGGGAATACAAAGAACAGGTTCTGCCTGACAATGTACGGGCAAGAATAGCCGTAGAAGCAGGTTCAAGTTACAGCTGGCATAAGTATGTAGGATTGGACGGCAAAGTTTTGGGAGTGGATAACTTCGGTGCTTCAGCCCCTTCCAATCAATTGTTTGAACTTTACGGTTTTACCGCTCAGAATGTATTAAGAACAGCAAAAGAAATAATCAGAAAATAATTAATAATAAATTAAATTTTTTAAAGAGTCTCATAAAAAAATGAGACTCTTTTTTTAACTGCAAAAATCCTCTTTTATTTATGCAATCTGATATTAATAATATTAATATTGTAAATAATTTTTATATTATTTTATTAAAACATATTGACATTACGCTATTTTTGTGCTAACATTTTGTTAGCTAATCGATTAAGTAAAACTTAATAGAAATTGCTTTAATTAATCCTTTTACTAAAGATGATAATTTTATGCGAAATGAAATAAATGAAAAGATATCTCATTTATAAAAAAATATAAGGGAGAATTAAAAATGAGGAAAATTCTGACTTTAGTACTGTCTTTGATGCTGGCACTTGGTTTTTGCGTTTCAATAACCGGCTGCAAAGACAAGATTAATGAAATCGTTGTTTTGTCGCACAGAACGGATTTGAAAAACACCTTGCTGGCTCAGGCAAAAACTGAGTTTGAAAAGAAATATGCGGACAAGGGTTGGAAAGTTTCATTTGAGACCTATACCGATTATGAAGGCGATGTGACAACAAGAATTTCGGGCAATAATTACGGAGATGTTCTGATGCTGCCAAATTCAGTAGAAGATAAAGATTTTAGCAAAAAGTTTTTATCTTATGGAACAGTAGATGAATTGAGAGCGGAAGGCTGGCTTTGCATAACGGCAAAACAGTATCAGAATCAAGTTTACGGTTTGCCCAGCGGCTGTACCGTTGCAGGAATACTTTATAACATAGCTGTTTTTGAGGCTGCGGGAGTTGATGCCAGCAAACTTAATTCGGCTGAAAAGTTTTTACAGGCAATGGAAACAGTACAGGAATACGGAAGAAAAAACATAACTGATTGGAAAGGCGCGTTTTATACACATACTGCAGAAGGCTGGCCTTGCACGCAATGGCCTTCAGCAATACTTACAAGCTCAGGCAATGTCAATTATATGAACAATATTTTGCCTTGGGATACAAAAGCATTTTGGGATTCTGAAAAAGATGAGGCAGGTAAGGTAGGCAGAATTTACAACTTAATGTATGACCTTATTGTCAATGATGTGGTAGAACAAAGTCCTGTAGAAAAGAATTGGGAAAGCAGTAAAATCTGGTTTTCTCAGGGCAAGATTGGTGCAATGGCTATGGGTGCTTGGGCAATATCACAATTTGAAGATGCAGCAAGAGAAAACAATGGTGATCCTGATGATGTTGGATATATGCCGTATCCTTTTGTAGCTGATGACGGCAAGATGTATTCTCAGGTTGCATCAGATTATACAGTTGCAATAGCAAAAAACACAAAGAACAAAGAAGCATCTCAGGCATTTGTTGATTGGTTCTTGGGCGATTTTAATTATGCAGCTAAGAGCGGATATATTCCTCCCAAAAAAGGTATGTCATATCCTCCTAAGATTCAGGCATTTGAAAAGGCCGGTGTATTGCTGGTAGAAGAAGAAAAAGCTGTAATTGACGGTTCATTATCCACTGTAGAGAAAAACGCAAAAAGCAGTGCAACAGATGATACCCCGATAGTAATATGGGGACAGGAATGGGTAGTTGATTTTGCCACAACCGCATTTGATGTAAGAGACGGAAAATCAACCAAGACAATAAAAGAGCTTCTTTTGGGCGTACAGGCTGAATGGAATAACGGGATAAACGAACTGAAAAAAGATCATCCTAATCCTCCTTCATTGGATTAATTAACAGTTAATTAAAAGCTAGCTAAAAAAAGGGCGGGCTAACCTAAAATTTAGGTTACTGCCCGCCCCAATCCATTGCAATATCTTCATTATATCTATATAATCTAATAATAATCAATATTAGGTGGTATTATATGAAATCAGGCATCAAAATGAAAGATATTGCCAAAGAATTGGGAATAAGTACAGTTACAGTTTCCAAAGCCTTGGCGGATAAAGACGGCGTTTCTGAAGAATTAAGAGAACGCATAAAACAAAAGGCTATGGAAATGGGATATAAGATTTCTTCAATATCCCAGGCAATGCGTACGGGCAGGCAGAATAATATAGGTATTCTGATATGCGAGCGGTATCTAGAAGATCATTCGTTTTATTGGAGTTTGTATCAATACATTCTTTTAAAACTGATGAAAAAACAGTATTTCGGAATACTTGAAATTTTATCCGGAACCGATGAAAAACAACTTGTTATGCCTAAGATTCTTATGGAAAATAAAGTTGATGCAATAATAGCGGTAGGTCAGTTTAAAAAACGTTATCTTAACAAACTTGCTGAAGAATGTGCAGATAAATTAATGTTTCTGGATTTTTATGATCTGAGACTGCCTATCAGTTCGGTTGCCGCTGATAATTATAACGGCGGGTATGAAATCACCAGACATCTCATTAATTCCGGGCATAAAGACATTTTATATGTGGGTGATATCTATGCGACAACTTCGATTATGGACAGGGCAATGGGATATTACAAATGTATGCTCGAATATGAGTGTCCTATAAGAGAACATTGGTATCTGTCAGACCGAAACGATGACGGCCTGATAATTGAGCCTGATTTTCCTGAAAAGTTACCTACGGCGTTTGTATGTAACAGCGACAATACGGCTAATATGCTGTATCACATACTGACAAAAAAAGGATATAAAATTCCTGAAGATATTTCAATAGTCGGGTTTGACAACTTTTCTACGGGAGTTCCTGCCGATATAGGAATAACGACTATGGAAGTGGGAAGAGAACAGCTTGCGCAGTCTGCTGCTGAACTTATTGACAGTATTTTAAACAAAAAAACCAATGAGACGGTAAGGATTAATCTTAATTTTAAACTTATAGAAAAGCAGTCGGTTAAAAAATTGACATAAAGTTATAAAAACAGGGGGAATAAAAATGATCAGGTACAAAACACAGCGACGAATAATGATAACAGGTTTTTTGTTTGTACCGTTGGTGCTGTTGCTGTTGTTTACTTATCTGCCTTCACTTTTTGTATTTTATTTTTCCTTTCAGCAATGGAACGGCATAAGCGACATGGAATTTGTTAAATTTCAGAATTATGTTGCCATTTTTACCGATCCGGAAATATTCAAACCGCTTTTGAACAGTTTTTATTACATGGTCGGAGCTGTTGTTCAGATGGCTTTGGGACTGTTTCTGGCAACCTTGTTAAGTTTTAAGGTCGTTTTAAAGAACGTGTTTAAAGGAACATTTTTCTTTCCGTATCTTATTAACAGCGTTGCGGTAGGACTGATGTTTTCGTTCTTTTTCAGAAGTGACGGGGTGCTGAATTCAATTTTACATATTTTTGCCATAAGAAATACACCCGATTGGTTAAGACTGAACTTCTGGAATAACGTTTTATTGGCGGGTGTTTCCATATGGAAGTATATGGGCTTCAATCTGGTAATGTTTATAGGTGCTATACAGTCTATATCAAAAGAAATCTATGAAGCTGCTGAAATAGACGGTGCCAACAAATTTCAAATATTCTTTAAGATAATATATCCTGCAATCAGAAATATTATTTTACTCAATCTTATTCTTGCCATAAAAGGTGCTGTTAGCGTGTATGAAATACCTTACACAATGACAGGCGGAACATTCGGGACCTCGACTTTTGTAATAAAAACATTACAGATAGGAATTTCAACCCGTTACCGTCAGGTAGGGCTTGCATCAGCCATGTCTTTTGTGCTTTTGGGAATAGTGTTAGTTGTAACTGTTATTCAGCGGCTTATGTTCAAAGAAAAAAATGATTTTTAAGGATGAAAAAATGCAAGAATTGATATTATCGGATAATCATAATATTAATAAAACCAAGACCAGACAAGAAACGGCTAAGGTTATATCCAAATACTTCTTTCTGTCTTTAAAATATGTAATTCTGGGCTTGTTTGTGATTACAGTTTTTTTGCCTATAATACCTATCTTGTTCGGTTCATTAAAAGACGGCAATGAGTTTTTTGCAAGCGGTGTTCTTGATTTTCCTAAGAGCTGGAAATGGAACAATTATAAAACGGCTTTCATTGACGGAAATATGCTGACAGGTTTTATTAATACATTAATCATTATGATAGTGTCTTTGGCTGTATCTGTTTTAACAGGGGCAATGACGTCTTATGTTCTTCACCGCTTTGTCTTTAAAGGACAGAAGGTTGTTAAAAACCTGTTCCTGTTAGCTACATTGATACCCAATATAACCAACAATATTGCGACTTTTCAAATCATTTCATGGCTCAATCTTTTCAATACACGCTGGGCAGGTATACTGCTGTTTTCAGGTACGGATATAATTTCAGTCTATATAATGATGCAGTTTTTAGACAGCATATCCAAATCAATGGATGAATCGGCAATGATAGACGGGGCAAGCTATCTGAGAATATTTTTAGTGATAATATTTCCGCTTTTAATGCCTGCCATTATAACGGTTTTTATAATCAAAGGTGTTGCGATTTACAACGACTTTGTAACCCCCTTTTTGTTTATGCCTTCACCCGATCTGGCTATGATTTCAACTGCTTTGTATAACTTCAAAGGACCTTTTGCCGCAAGCTGGGAAATAATCAGTGCAGGTGTTATTTTAATTACACTGCCTATGCTTGCATCATTTGTGGTAATGCAAAAATGGATTTATAACGGGCTTGTTATGGGCTCGGTAAAAGAATAAATAAAACAGGATGTAAATGCGTTATGAAAGACATAAAAAAGCCCAATATTCCATGGCAGCCAAAACCGCAGGGTTATAATCTTCCGATATGGAGATATGACCGCAACCCTATAATAGGCACCAACCCTACCCAAAATATTGCACGAATTTTTAACAGTTCGGTAATAAGATATGAAGATTATTTTATGGGCGTTTTCAGGGCGGAACAGCTTAACGGTATGCCGTTTTTGTATCTCGGAAAATCACAGGACGGCATCAGCTGGTCATTTGAAAAAGAACGTATCCAGGTAAAAAATCCCGACGGCACTGAGGCAGAGTTTAAATATATGTATGACCCCCGTCTTATCGAACTTGAGAATACATACTATATCGTTTTTTGTACCGATTATCACGGTGCCACTATGGGTTTGATACAAACTTCTGATTTTAAAAATTATATAAGACTGGAAAATCCGTTTTTACCCTTTAACCGTAACGGAGTGCTTTTTCCAAGAAAAATCAACGGTATGTATTATATGCTGTCAAGACCATCTGACAGCGGACATACGCCTTTCGGGGACATCTTTGTAAGTGCAAGCCCTGACCTGAAGTTCTGGGGACTTCACAGATTTGTTTTCGGAAGGAACGATTTGTGGTGGCAGAATGTCAAAGTAGGAAGCGGCTGCAATCCGATTGAAACCGACGGTGGCTGGCTTTTGTTTTATCACGGAGTTACAGGTACATGTAACGGTTTTGTTTATAGTATGGGCGGTGCAATTCTGGATATTAATGATCCGTCAAAAGTGCTTTACAGATGCAGGAATTGGCTGATGACGCCTCAAAAAGACTATGAGGAAAAGGGCTTTGTTCCCAATGTAGTATTCCCGTGTTCCGCCTTATTGGAAAAAGAAACAGGCAAAATTGCCTTATATTATGGGGCTGCCGACAGCTATCTCGGACTGGCGTTTACTACATTGGATGAAGTCATAAGGTACATAAAAGAGAATGCAGAATAATTTTTTACAAAGTTTTGAGCAGGAATTGTTTGATAATATTGTGCCGTTCTGGAGCAAACTGAAAGACAGTGAAAACGGCGGATTTTACGGTTATGTTCAAAATGACGGTTCGGTAATAAAAAATGCTGATAAAGGAATATTGCTTCAGTGCAGAATTGTGTGGTTTTTTTCTGCTCTTTACGAAATAAAGCCTCAAAAACAAAACTATGAATTGGCAAAACACGGCTTGGAATACCTGAAGAATTATTGTTTTGACCAGGACGGTCTTGTGGTATGGCTTACAGATTATCAAGGGAAAAAAACAGATAAGACCAAGCATATTTATTATCAGTCATTTGCATTGTATGCGCTGTCACGGTATTATCAGAGTTTTTTAGATGACAGTGTAAAAAAAATGGCAGACAGTCTGTATAACTTAATAGAAAAAAATTATTATGATTCATACGGTTACAAAGAGCAATTGGATAATATGCCCAATAGGTTAGCTGATTGCGGCATAGCGTGTGACAGAACTATGAATGCCTTGCTTCATCTTCTGGAGGCATATACGCAGTATTATATAGCCTGTAAAAACAATAACGCCAAAGACAGCCTGAAAAGATTGCTGGATATATTTCATAGCAAAATATACGATTCACAAAAGCAAAGGTTTGAAGTGTTTTTTGATAATGAGATGAATTCCGTTACGGACTATTATTCATTCGGGCACGACATAGAAGCGGCATGGCTTCTCGATCTGGCGGCTAAAAGCATAGCTGATGAGCAGTACATTTTAAAAATAAGCAAACTTACCGATGCTATATGTAAAAAAGTTTACAATACCGCCTTTGATGAAAATGCTCTGATGTTTGCCAAAATTAACAATTATCAGGACAGCAATAAAGTATGGTGGGTTCAGGCTGAAGGAGTTTTAGGTTTTTTTAAGAACTTTATCAGATCGGGCAATCTTGATTATCTGTCGGCATCAAAAAAGCTTTTGGACTATATAAAAAAATATTTTATTAATCATCATACGGGTGAATGGTTTTGGCTGGTTGACAATGAAAACCGGCCTGATTATTCAAAACCTTTGGTATGCAACTGGAAATGCCCTTACCATAACGGAAGAATGTGCATAGAAATGATAAAGGAACTGAGATGTTCACAAATAAACTGAAGAAATTAAGAAAACAATATAAAAAGCTTATATTAAAAAAGAACAGACCTGTTGCAGACTATAACGGTATATTCAGGCGGTACCAAAATCCTGTTCTTACGGCACGGCACATCCCAGTAGAATGGCGGTATGATATAAATCCTGCTACCAATCCGTATCTTATCGAAAGGCTTGGCATAAATTCCGTTTTTAATGCAGGTGCAATTTTTTTTGATAATAAATTTGTGCTGATAGCAAGAGCAGAAGGAACAGACAGAAAATCATTTTTTGCCAAAGCGGTAAGCAAAAACGGTATAGATAATTTTGAGTTTGTTGAGCCGATATTGTTTGACAAACTGGGAGACGAGACCAATCTATATGATATGAGATTGACTCTGCATCAGGACGGATATATTTACGGAGTCTTTTGTTCTGAAAGCTTAGATAAAAGCGCCAATCAACCCATTGCTCAGGCGGGCATTGTAAGAACACGTGATTTGAAAAACTGGGAAAGATTGCCGGACTTAAAAACTAAAAGCCCTCAGCAACGCAATTGTGTTCTGCATCCCGAATTTGTAAACGGTCAGTATATGTTTTATACAAGACCGCAGGATGGTTTTATAGAAGTGGGAAATTCAGGCGGAATATGCGGTGGACTTTGTCAAGACATAACTAACGCTTTCATAGAAAAAGAAATCTTGATTGCACCTAGACGATATCACACTGTATACGAAACAAAAAACGGAGCAGGCATTGTGCCTATAAAAACGGATAGAGGCTGGATTCATATTGCACACGGTGTAAGAAATACGGCTTG
This genomic window contains:
- a CDS encoding transketolase C-terminal domain-containing protein translates to VLTHDSIGVGEDGPTHQPIEQLISLRATPNLKVFRPADGKETTAAYVSALTGTSPTAIVLSRQNLPQLKNNSKLALKGGYVLSDCQGAPDIILMASGSEVEVVLKAQELLCEEGVNARVVSMPCMEVFDAQPREYKEQVLPDNVRARIAVEAGSSYSWHKYVGLDGKVLGVDNFGASAPSNQLFELYGFTAQNVLRTAKEIIRK
- a CDS encoding ABC transporter substrate-binding protein, which translates into the protein MRKILTLVLSLMLALGFCVSITGCKDKINEIVVLSHRTDLKNTLLAQAKTEFEKKYADKGWKVSFETYTDYEGDVTTRISGNNYGDVLMLPNSVEDKDFSKKFLSYGTVDELRAEGWLCITAKQYQNQVYGLPSGCTVAGILYNIAVFEAAGVDASKLNSAEKFLQAMETVQEYGRKNITDWKGAFYTHTAEGWPCTQWPSAILTSSGNVNYMNNILPWDTKAFWDSEKDEAGKVGRIYNLMYDLIVNDVVEQSPVEKNWESSKIWFSQGKIGAMAMGAWAISQFEDAARENNGDPDDVGYMPYPFVADDGKMYSQVASDYTVAIAKNTKNKEASQAFVDWFLGDFNYAAKSGYIPPKKGMSYPPKIQAFEKAGVLLVEEEKAVIDGSLSTVEKNAKSSATDDTPIVIWGQEWVVDFATTAFDVRDGKSTKTIKELLLGVQAEWNNGINELKKDHPNPPSLD
- a CDS encoding LacI family DNA-binding transcriptional regulator, which codes for MKSGIKMKDIAKELGISTVTVSKALADKDGVSEELRERIKQKAMEMGYKISSISQAMRTGRQNNIGILICERYLEDHSFYWSLYQYILLKLMKKQYFGILEILSGTDEKQLVMPKILMENKVDAIIAVGQFKKRYLNKLAEECADKLMFLDFYDLRLPISSVAADNYNGGYEITRHLINSGHKDILYVGDIYATTSIMDRAMGYYKCMLEYECPIREHWYLSDRNDDGLIIEPDFPEKLPTAFVCNSDNTANMLYHILTKKGYKIPEDISIVGFDNFSTGVPADIGITTMEVGREQLAQSAAELIDSILNKKTNETVRINLNFKLIEKQSVKKLT
- a CDS encoding sugar ABC transporter permease translates to MIRYKTQRRIMITGFLFVPLVLLLLFTYLPSLFVFYFSFQQWNGISDMEFVKFQNYVAIFTDPEIFKPLLNSFYYMVGAVVQMALGLFLATLLSFKVVLKNVFKGTFFFPYLINSVAVGLMFSFFFRSDGVLNSILHIFAIRNTPDWLRLNFWNNVLLAGVSIWKYMGFNLVMFIGAIQSISKEIYEAAEIDGANKFQIFFKIIYPAIRNIILLNLILAIKGAVSVYEIPYTMTGGTFGTSTFVIKTLQIGISTRYRQVGLASAMSFVLLGIVLVVTVIQRLMFKEKNDF
- a CDS encoding carbohydrate ABC transporter permease; this translates as MQELILSDNHNINKTKTRQETAKVISKYFFLSLKYVILGLFVITVFLPIIPILFGSLKDGNEFFASGVLDFPKSWKWNNYKTAFIDGNMLTGFINTLIIMIVSLAVSVLTGAMTSYVLHRFVFKGQKVVKNLFLLATLIPNITNNIATFQIISWLNLFNTRWAGILLFSGTDIISVYIMMQFLDSISKSMDESAMIDGASYLRIFLVIIFPLLMPAIITVFIIKGVAIYNDFVTPFLFMPSPDLAMISTALYNFKGPFAASWEIISAGVILITLPMLASFVVMQKWIYNGLVMGSVKE
- a CDS encoding glycoside hydrolase family 130 protein, translated to MKDIKKPNIPWQPKPQGYNLPIWRYDRNPIIGTNPTQNIARIFNSSVIRYEDYFMGVFRAEQLNGMPFLYLGKSQDGISWSFEKERIQVKNPDGTEAEFKYMYDPRLIELENTYYIVFCTDYHGATMGLIQTSDFKNYIRLENPFLPFNRNGVLFPRKINGMYYMLSRPSDSGHTPFGDIFVSASPDLKFWGLHRFVFGRNDLWWQNVKVGSGCNPIETDGGWLLFYHGVTGTCNGFVYSMGGAILDINDPSKVLYRCRNWLMTPQKDYEEKGFVPNVVFPCSALLEKETGKIALYYGAADSYLGLAFTTLDEVIRYIKENAE
- a CDS encoding AGE family epimerase/isomerase, giving the protein MQNNFLQSFEQELFDNIVPFWSKLKDSENGGFYGYVQNDGSVIKNADKGILLQCRIVWFFSALYEIKPQKQNYELAKHGLEYLKNYCFDQDGLVVWLTDYQGKKTDKTKHIYYQSFALYALSRYYQSFLDDSVKKMADSLYNLIEKNYYDSYGYKEQLDNMPNRLADCGIACDRTMNALLHLLEAYTQYYIACKNNNAKDSLKRLLDIFHSKIYDSQKQRFEVFFDNEMNSVTDYYSFGHDIEAAWLLDLAAKSIADEQYILKISKLTDAICKKVYNTAFDENALMFAKINNYQDSNKVWWVQAEGVLGFFKNFIRSGNLDYLSASKKLLDYIKKYFINHHTGEWFWLVDNENRPDYSKPLVCNWKCPYHNGRMCIEMIKELRCSQIN
- a CDS encoding glycosidase — translated: MFTNKLKKLRKQYKKLILKKNRPVADYNGIFRRYQNPVLTARHIPVEWRYDINPATNPYLIERLGINSVFNAGAIFFDNKFVLIARAEGTDRKSFFAKAVSKNGIDNFEFVEPILFDKLGDETNLYDMRLTLHQDGYIYGVFCSESLDKSANQPIAQAGIVRTRDLKNWERLPDLKTKSPQQRNCVLHPEFVNGQYMFYTRPQDGFIEVGNSGGICGGLCQDITNAFIEKEILIAPRRYHTVYETKNGAGIVPIKTDRGWIHIAHGVRNTACGLRYVLYAFATDLIDPFKIIAMPSGYLMAPQNDERIGDVSNVLFCNGAIEHNGIIYLYYASSDTQVHVASLEKDVLIDYIFNTPKEEFNTYDCTAQRIKLINQNKLFL